A portion of the Terriglobales bacterium genome contains these proteins:
- a CDS encoding cobalamin-dependent protein (Presence of a B(12) (cobalamin)-binding domain implies dependence on cobalamin itself, in one of its several forms, or in some unusual lineages, dependence on a cobalamin-like analog.), with product FDLGVNVDPEQFVAKALQVEADVVGASALLTTTMVGQRHLVEHLERAGLRPRVKVIVGGAPVTRQWAEGIGSDGYGQDAVSAVSLVKALLNTSVI from the coding sequence TCTTCGATCTGGGAGTTAATGTGGATCCTGAACAATTCGTCGCAAAAGCTTTGCAGGTCGAGGCGGACGTCGTGGGAGCGTCGGCGCTGCTCACCACCACGATGGTGGGCCAGAGGCATCTTGTCGAGCACCTCGAGCGCGCGGGATTGCGGCCGCGGGTGAAAGTGATCGTCGGAGGAGCGCCAGTCACCCGACAGTGGGCGGAAGGAATCGGTTCGGACGGGTACGGCCAGGATGCGGTCAGCGCCGTGAGTCTGGTGAAAGCACTCCTCAATACCTCGGTGATCTAA
- a CDS encoding trimethylamine methyltransferase family protein, with product MPPRLQLLEPALAERVLEEAYQLLDEIGVRVQTEVALELLASHGARVEGKVVHIPQELAHRATSSAPQEFWLHDRSGKPTVRYGNDAVHFAPGSSCLQALDAETLEHRLAKSADLVRLVQVAEMLPQYAAQSTAVVCDDVPESIKDLYRLLLVLWYSEKPVVTGAFELENLPVMIDMLAADAGGHEALRVKPRAVFDVCPSPPLTWSDFAAASLIELARAGVPAEIVPVPLAGATAPVTLAGALAQHTAECLSGVVIQQLAQPGAPVVWGGAPSILDMRTATTPMGSMEAAMLNAACAQIGKHLRLPTHGYLVASDSKIPDAQAGMESGMAAALAVLAGINMVSGAGMLDFLACQSAEKLVMDAEAIGAAMRLRQGIEPHAASLAVELFRAAGHQTDFLKLPETRRLFRSEQYLPSPAIDREPLSRWRDSGGKDMFARARERVSELVASYARPSMDADVEKHLLDVVRRRAGKAGLHSLPGI from the coding sequence ATGCCACCACGACTGCAACTGCTCGAACCCGCATTGGCAGAACGCGTCCTGGAAGAGGCCTATCAACTTCTAGACGAGATCGGGGTGCGCGTGCAGACCGAAGTAGCCCTCGAACTGCTGGCCTCTCATGGAGCCCGCGTGGAGGGCAAGGTCGTCCACATCCCTCAAGAACTAGCGCACCGGGCAACCTCTTCCGCGCCGCAAGAATTCTGGCTCCACGACCGTTCGGGAAAGCCAACCGTGCGTTATGGGAACGACGCCGTACATTTTGCTCCGGGGTCTTCGTGCCTGCAGGCACTGGATGCGGAGACGCTCGAGCACCGTCTGGCGAAATCCGCAGACCTGGTGCGACTGGTGCAGGTGGCCGAGATGCTGCCGCAGTACGCGGCCCAGTCCACGGCTGTCGTTTGCGACGATGTGCCGGAGTCGATCAAGGACCTCTACCGGCTTCTCTTGGTGCTCTGGTACTCGGAGAAGCCCGTGGTGACGGGCGCGTTCGAACTGGAGAACCTGCCGGTGATGATAGACATGCTGGCCGCGGACGCGGGCGGACACGAGGCCCTGCGCGTGAAACCGAGAGCGGTGTTCGACGTTTGCCCTTCGCCGCCATTGACCTGGTCTGACTTTGCGGCCGCGAGTCTGATCGAATTGGCCCGGGCCGGCGTGCCGGCGGAGATCGTGCCGGTGCCGCTGGCAGGAGCGACGGCGCCAGTGACGCTCGCTGGCGCACTGGCTCAGCACACGGCGGAATGCCTGAGTGGTGTGGTCATCCAGCAACTGGCGCAACCGGGAGCGCCTGTAGTCTGGGGAGGTGCGCCCTCGATTCTTGACATGCGCACGGCTACCACGCCCATGGGTTCCATGGAGGCCGCCATGCTCAACGCTGCCTGCGCGCAGATCGGCAAACATCTGCGCCTCCCGACGCATGGCTACTTGGTGGCAAGCGACTCCAAAATCCCGGACGCTCAGGCGGGCATGGAGAGCGGCATGGCTGCCGCGCTGGCCGTGTTGGCAGGAATCAACATGGTGTCGGGTGCGGGAATGCTGGACTTCCTGGCTTGCCAGAGCGCGGAAAAGCTGGTGATGGATGCCGAGGCCATTGGGGCGGCGATGAGGCTGCGGCAGGGGATCGAGCCGCATGCGGCCAGTCTGGCGGTAGAACTATTCCGCGCCGCCGGGCACCAGACCGATTTCCTGAAGCTGCCGGAAACGCGACGGCTCTTCCGCAGCGAGCAATATCTGCCGTCGCCAGCGATCGATCGTGAGCCACTCAGCCGGTGGAGGGATTCCGGCGGGAAGGATATGTTCGCGCGTGCCCGTGAACGTGTGAGCGAGCTTGTTGCCAGCTACGCGCGACCCAGCATGGACGCTGATGTGGAGAAGCATCTACTCGACGTCGTGCGCAGGCGAGCAGGCAAGGCAGGATTGCACAGCTTGCCGGGAATCTAG